The region AGATGTAGGTCGCTGAAACCAGCGTCGGCGTGCCGTAGATGCCTTCCGTTCCGAACGACATGTGCTCGATCACCTGTTCGAGCGAGTAGCCGCGGTGATCGAGAGGAGCCGGCAGGTAATGTCCGAAGAGGCAATAAGCCAGGAACAAGCCGGCCACGATGGGCAGGGCCGGCCCCATCACGCGCCAGACGAGATAGATCAGGATCGCGAGCGAAGCGATGCCGACGACGAGATCGAGCGTGGTGAGCTCGCCCGCGCGAATCACGAGCTCCTCGTAGAGCGCCCAATGGTACAGCCCCACCAGGAAGCTCGCGACGCCCACGATCCAGCCGATGGCGCGCAGCGATGACGAGCCGGAGCGATGATTGGCGATCATCGCTCCGGCCACGAGGCACAGGAAGCCCACGTGGATGGTGCGCACGACCTGGCTCGGCATGCTGCCGCCGAACCAGAGGACAAGCCCGAACGCGCCGGCAATGGCCGCCCAGCCGAGAGCTCCGTCAATGATGCTGCGACGGCGCACGGCCAGCCCGGCCAGCCACGCGGCCCAGGCCACCATGGCGACGGCCCACAGATGCGTGAGGCTTAAGCCCGCGATGAAGGGCTGGTCGAGAGGGATGCCGAAGGAGGTGATGATCTGGAACGTGGAGAACGAGACGGCGATCCAGAAGAGGAGCCGCCCCAGCAACCCGTCGCCGAAGCTCTCCGGCAGGCCATGCTCCGGGTTCACGCTTTCGGACGGCGCTTCCATCTGGGCGAGTTCGGAATTGTTCACACCCTGGCTCATGGCGCGGCGTCTCCTCGATGATGGTTCTTCGTTCTCATGAAAAAGGCCGGAGCAGTTCACCTGCCCCGGCCCGGATGTAAATCGGCCGAAGGGTTTAGGAGCCTTATTTCTTCACGCCCTTCTCGTCGAAATAGCGCTGCGCGCCCGGATGCATCGGAACGGGCATGCCGGAGAGCGCGCTCTCGAGCTTGATGTCCTTGGCGGCCGCGTGGGCTGCGGAGAGATCCGGCAGGCTCTCATAGATCGCCTTGGTCATCTGGTAGACGGTCTCGTCCTTCACGCCGGAATGGGTCACGAGATAATTCACGACGGCGGCCGTCTCGACGGGAGCGGTCTGGCCGCCATAGGTGTTGGCGGGAATCGTCGCCTTGACGTAGGGTGTGCCGACCTTCTCGACGATCGCGGCCGGGATCTCCACCACGACGATCGGCACAGACGTGGAGAGGTCGCGGATCGAGGAGACGCCGAGGCCGGCCGATTGCAGGGTGGCGTCGAGCTGGCGGTTCTTCATCAGCTCGACCGATTCGCCGAACGGCAGGTACTCGACCTTGCCGAGATCCTTGTAGGTCAGGCCCGCCCCATGGAGGATCGCCCGGGCATTGAGCTCGGTGCCGGATTTCGGCGCGCCGACCGAGAGGCGCTTGCCCTTCAGATCCGCGAGCGACTTGATGCCGGATTCCTGCGTCGCGACGATCTGGATGTAGTTCGGGTAAATGGCCGTGACGCCACGCAGCTTGTCGAGCTTGCTCTTGAAGCCGGCCTCCTCGTCGCCCGCCCAGCCCATGGCGAGGCTGTCGCCGAGGGTGAAGCCGATCTCGCCCTTGCCCTGCTGCAGGAGAGTAAGGTTTTCCACCGAGGCCTTCGTGGCCTGGACCGACGGCCGCGAGCCCTGGACCTTCTCCGAGAAGACCTTGGAGAGAGCGACGCCCAGCGGATAGTAGACCCCGGATGTGCCGCCGGTCAGGACGTTGATGAAATCCTGGGCCTGGGCCGGAATGCTGGCGCCCGCAAGCGCAAGGGCGGCCGCTGCGCCGACGACGCGGCGCATGACTGTTCGATACATGGCGTACTCCCTATCTGACGGCGTAATTATCGCTACGCCTGTGTGTGGGCTAACTTTGACCGCTGACGAAGATTTCTCAAGAGGCTAAGAGGGACTTAATCCTGCCACCTTGGTCGGTAGGGGTGCGTCCTTCCACAGACACATGCGCTCATCCATGATCAATCGCCGCCGCTTTCTCCAAACCGCTACCGCCACGGCCGCCCTCGCCGCGCAGGGCTTTTCAGGGGCAGCCCTGGCCCAGCAGGGCCTGAAGATGGGGATCCCCTCCCCCTTCTCGTTCGACGATCTGAAGAAGCGGGCGCAGGACATGGCGCGCTCGCCCTATGCGGCGCCGCAAAGCCCGTCGCCCGAGGTGCTGGCCCAGATCGACTACGACGCCCACGGCAAGATCCGGTTCAAGACCGATCTGGCGCTCTGGGCCAACGGGCCCAGCGAGTTCCCCGTCACCTTCTTCCACCTGGGCCGCTTCTTCCAGAAGCCGGTGCGCATGCACGTGGTCGAGAATGGGCAGGAACGCGAGATCATCTACGACAGCGACTACTTCGACATGCCGGCGGATTCGCCCGCCCGGAAGCTGCCGGACAATTCGGGCTTCGCCGGCTTCCGCTTCCAGGAGGCCCGCAACGGCAAGCTCGACTGGAGGAAGAACGACTGGGTGGCCTTTCTCGGCGCCTCCTATTTCCGCGCCATC is a window of Microvirga lotononidis DNA encoding:
- a CDS encoding TAXI family TRAP transporter solute-binding subunit; translated protein: MRRVVGAAAALALAGASIPAQAQDFINVLTGGTSGVYYPLGVALSKVFSEKVQGSRPSVQATKASVENLTLLQQGKGEIGFTLGDSLAMGWAGDEEAGFKSKLDKLRGVTAIYPNYIQIVATQESGIKSLADLKGKRLSVGAPKSGTELNARAILHGAGLTYKDLGKVEYLPFGESVELMKNRQLDATLQSAGLGVSSIRDLSTSVPIVVVEIPAAIVEKVGTPYVKATIPANTYGGQTAPVETAAVVNYLVTHSGVKDETVYQMTKAIYESLPDLSAAHAAAKDIKLESALSGMPVPMHPGAQRYFDEKGVKK